In a single window of the Dreissena polymorpha isolate Duluth1 chromosome 3, UMN_Dpol_1.0, whole genome shotgun sequence genome:
- the LOC127872607 gene encoding uncharacterized protein LOC127872607 translates to MMTTESNTLSVNTSPTFSSTSPDISTMTTTESSTPSVNATAKLSSTSPDISTMMTTESSTPSVNTSPTVSSTSPDISTMMISENSTPPVNTSPTVSSTSPEISTMMTTESSTPSVNTSQAMSSTSPDISTMMTSENSTPSVNTSPTLPSASPDISTMMTTESSKLSVNTSPTVSSTSPDISTMTTTESSTPSVNTSPTFSSTSQVISTMMTIESSSPSVNTSPTVSSTSPDISTMITTESSTSSVITSPTVSSTSHYINTMMTAESSTPSVNTSPRLSSTSTYISTTMTSERSTPSVNTSPTVSSTSTDINTMMTTESSTPSVNTSPILSSTSIDINISTMTTTESSTQSVNSSPTLSSTSRDISTMMTIESSSPSVNTYSTVSIHLQTSVP, encoded by the exons atgatgactactgaaagcaACACACtatcagtcaacacgtctccaacaTTTTCTAGTACATCCCCAGATATCAGTACCATGACGACCACTGAAAGcagcacaccatcagtcaacGCGACTGCAAAATTGTCaagtacatctccagacatcagtaccatgatgactactgaaagcagcacTCCATCAGTCAACACAtctccaactgtgtctagtacatctccggatatcagtaccatgatgatttctgaaaacagcacaccaccagtcaacacgtctccaactgtgtctagtacatctccagaaatcagtaccatgatgactactgaaagcagcacaccatcagtcaacacTTCTCAAGCaatgtctagtacatctccagacatcagtaccatgatgacttcTGAAAACAGCACACCATCCGTCAACACGTCTCCAACATTGCCTAGTGcatctccagacatcagtaccatgatgactactgaaagcagcaAGCTATCAGTCAATACAtctccaactgtgtctagtacatctccagacatcagcACCATGACGACCACTGAAAGcagcacaccatcagtcaacacgtctccaacaTTTTCCAGTACATCTCAAGtcatcagtaccatgatgactatTGAAAGCAGCtcaccatcagtcaacacgtctccaactgtgtctagtacatctccagacatcagtacTATGATTACTACTGAAAGCAGCACATCATCAGTCATCACgtctccaactgtgtctagtacatcACACTACATCAATACCATGATGACTGCTGAAAGCAGCACTCCATCAGTCAACACATCTCCAAGATTGTCTAGTACATCTACATACATCAGTACCACGATGACTTCTGAAAGAagcacaccatcagtcaacacgtctccaactgtgtctagtacatctACAGACATCAATACCATGATGACCACTGAAAGcagcacaccatcagtcaacacgtctccaatATTGTCTAGTACATCTAtagacatca acatcagcACCATGACGACCACTGAAAGCAGCACACAATCAGTCAACTCGTCTCCGACATTGTCTAGTACATCCCGtgacatcagtaccatgatgactatTGAAAGCAGCtcaccatcagtcaacacgtattcaactgtgtcta TACATCTTcagacatcagtaccatga
- the LOC127872608 gene encoding putative protein TPRXL: MTSENSTPPVNTSPTVSSTFSEIRTMMTTESSTPFVNTSPTVSSTSPEIFTMMTSENSTPPVNTSPTLPSASQDISTMMTTESSTLSVNTSPNVSSTSPDISTMTTTESSTQSVNSSPTLSSTSRDISTMMTIESSSPSVNTYTTVYSTSQDINTMMTTESSTSSVNTSTTLSSTSPDISTMMTTESSTPSVNTSPKLTSTSPDISTMTTTENSTPLFNMSPTLSIHLHTSVP; this comes from the exons ATGACTTCTGAAAACAGCACACCAccagtcaacacgtctccaactgtgtctagtacatTTTCAGAAATCAGAACCATGATGACTACAGAAAGCAGCACACCATTTgtcaacacgtctccaactgtgtctagtacatctccagaaATCTTTACCATGATGACTTCTGAAAACAGCACACCAccagtcaacacgtctccaacaTTGCCTAGTGCATCTCaagacatcagtaccatgatgactactgaaagcagcacacTATCAGTCAACACATCTCCAAatgtgtctagtacatctccagacatcagcACCATGACGACCACTGAAAGCAGCACACAATCAGTCAACTCGTCTCCGACATTGTCTAGTACATCCCGtgacatcagtaccatgatgactatTGAAAGCAGCtcaccatcagtcaacacgtaTACAACTGTGTATAGTACATCTCAAGACATCAAtaccatgatgactactgaaagcagcacTTCATCAGTCAACACATCTACAACattgtctagtacatctccagacatcagtactatgatgactactgaaagcagcacaccaTCAGTCAATACGTCTCCAAAATTGactagtacatctccagacatcagtaccatgacGACCACTGAAAACAGCACACCATTATTCAACATGTCTCCAACattgtcta TACATCTCCAcacatcagtaccatga
- the LOC127872609 gene encoding mucin-5AC-like, whose protein sequence is MTTERSTLSVNTSPTVSSTSPDISTMTTTENSTPSLNTSPTVSSVSPDISSMTTTENSTPSVNTSPTVSSTSPDISTMMTTESSTPSVNTLPILSSTYRDISTMMTTENSSPSVNISPTVPSTSPDISTMTTTESSTSSVNTSPTLSSTSPDISTMMTTESNTPSVNTSPNVSSTSPDISTMTTTESSTQSVNSSPTLSSTSRDISTMMTIESSSPSVNTYTTVYSTSQDINTMMTTKSSTSSVNTSTTLSSTSPDISTMMTTESSTKSVNTSPKLTSTSPDISTMTTTENSTPSFNMSPTLSSTSIDISTMMTTESNTPSVNTSPILSSTSPDISTMMTTESSASSVNTSPTGSSTSPDISTIMTTESSTTSVNTSPTVSSASPDINTMTTTENSTPSVNTSPTGSSVSPDISTMTITENSTPSVNTSPTVSTTSPDISTMMTTESSTPSVNTLPILFSTYRDISTMMTTENSTPSVNISPTVPSTSPDISTMTTTESSTSSVNTSPTLSCTSPDISTMMTTERSTPSVNTSPNVSSTSPDISTMTTTESSTQSVNSSPTLSSISRDISTMMTIESSSPSVNTTSPDISTMTTTENSTPSFNMSPTLSSTSPDIITMKTTESSTPSVKTSPILSSTYQDISIMMTTEHRSPSVNMSPTHTISQQVSNCVQYIFRHQYHDDY, encoded by the exons atgactactgaaCGCAGTACACTATCAGTCAACACATCTCCAACTgtttctagtacatctccagacatcagtaccatgacGACCACTGAAAACAGCACACCATCACTTAACACATCTCCAACTGTGTCTAGTGTATCTCCAGACATCAGTTCCATGACGACCACGGAAAACAGCACACCATCAGTTAACACgtctccaactgtgtctagtacatctccagacatcagtaccatgatgactactgaaagcagcacaccatcagtcaacacgttACCAATTTTGTCTAGTACATATCgagacatcagtaccatgatgactactgaaaACAGCTCACCATCAGTCAACATATCTCCAACTGTGcctagtacatctccagacatcagtaccatgacGACCACTGAAAGCAGCACAtcatcagtcaacacgtctccaacaTTGTCgagtacatctccagacatcagtactatgatgactactgaaagcaacacaccatcagtcaacacaTCTCCAAatgtgtctagtacatctccagacatcagcACCATGACGACCACTGAAAGCAGCACACAATCAGTCAACTCGTCTCCGACATTGTCTAGTACATCCCGtgacatcagtaccatgatgactatTGAAAGCAGCtcaccatcagtcaacacgtaTACAACTGTGTATAGTACATCTCAAGACATCAATACCATGATGACTACTAAAAGCAGCACTTCATCAGTCAACACATCTACAACattgtctagtacatctccagacatcagtactatgatgactactgaaagcagcacaAAATCAGTCAATACGTCTCCAAAATTGactagtacatctccagacatcagtaccatgacGACCACTGAAAACAGCACACCATCATTCAACATGTCTCCAACATTGTCTAGTACATCTAtagacatcagtaccatgatgactactgaaagcaacacaccatcagtcaacacgtctccaatattgtctagtacatctccagacatcagtaccatgatgactactgaaagcagcgcatcatcagtcaacacgtctccaactgggtctagtacatctccagacatcagtaccattatgactactgaaagcagcacaACATCAGTCAACACGTCGCCAACTGTGTCTAGTGCATCTCCAGACATCAATACCATGACGACCACTGAAAACAGCACACCATCAGTTAACACATCTCCAACTGGGTCTAGTGTatctccagacatcagtaccatgacGATCACGGAAAACAGCACACCATCAGTTAACACGTCTCCAACTGTGTCTActacatctccagacatcagtaccatgatgactaccgaaagcagcacaccatcagtcaacacgttACCAATTTTGTTTAGTACATATCgagacatcagtaccatgatgactactgaaaacagcacaccatcagtcaacaTATCTCCAACTGTGcctagtacatctccagacatcagtaccatgacGACCACTGAAAGCAGCACAtcatcagtcaacacgtctccgACATTGTCTtgtacatctccagacatcagtaccatgatgactactgaaaggagcacaccatcagtcaacacaTCTCCAAatgtgtctagtacatctccagacatcagcACCATGACGACCACTGAAAGCAGCACACAATCAGTCAACTCGTCTCCGACATTGTCTAGTATATCCCGtgacatcagtaccatgatgactatTGAAAGCAGCtcaccatcagtcaacac tacatctccagacatcagtaccatgacGACCACTGAAAACAGCACACCATCATTCAACATGTCTCCAACattgtctagtacatctccagacatcatTACCATGAAgactactgaaagcagcacaccaTCAGTCAAAACGTCTCCAATATTGTCTAGTACATATCAAGACATCAGTATCATGATGACTACTGAACACAGATCACCATCTGTCAACATGTCTCCAACT cacaccatcagtcaacaGGTCTCCAACTGTGTCCAGTACATCTTcagacatcagtaccatgatgactactga